A section of the Bombus terrestris chromosome 2, iyBomTerr1.2, whole genome shotgun sequence genome encodes:
- the LOC100648348 gene encoding ATP-dependent RNA helicase DDX55 isoform X5, producing MKTQNWKELELPLSDSVLKTIEELNFPYMTPVQAASIPLLLKGKDVAAEAVTGSGKTIAFLVPLLEILQKRNEKWKPIEIGAIIISPTRELAIQINEVLQKFLDNIPDLKQALLVGGTTIAEDADKLKAGANIIIATPGRLEDMLSNCKSINLTAYVKSLEVLILDEADRLLDLGFSATLDTILSYLPRLRRTGLFSATQTKELQQLIRAGLRNPALITVKEKPNISTPSNLINNYVIVNAEYKLSIMIDFIQHKGTDLKYMIFLSTCACVDYFSHVTQTMLPTIQVFAIHGKMKNKRYKVFNDFRSIESGILICTDVMARGIDISEVDWVLQYDPPCSASSFVHRCGRTARIGNQGNALLFLLKTEDAYVEFIKRNQKVDLQQIVLEPSIISYKKCLMCMRNLQKQDRSFFDKANRAFVSYIQAYNKHECNLILRLKDIDLGKLAMGFGLLRMPRMPELKGKDMSNFQEEDTDINSITYSDKQKEKSRLEKLKIFRDTGIWPKAQKRKCKQTEPWSENKKKKMEKQENRKKRKEKKMKQKMSENSTKKRKRKMNEQDIKDLAKDIALIKKLKKKKISQEEFDTAFGTD from the exons atgAAAACACAAAATTGGAAAGAATTAGAATTGCCTTTAAGTGATTCTGTATTAAAAACCATTGAAGAGTTGAACTTTCCTTATATGACACCCGTGCAG GCAGCTTCCATACCATTACTACTAAAAGGAAAAGATGTTGCTGCAGAAGCAGTAACAGGGAGTGGAAAAACAATTGCGTTTTTAGTTCCACTCTTAGAGATATTGCAG aaaagaaatgaaaaatggaaaCCTATAGAAATTGGAGCAATAATAATCAGTCCTACAAGAGAATTGGCTATCCAAATAAATGAAGTTTTGCAAAAGTTTCTGGATAATATACCAGATTTAAAACAAGCATTACTTGTTGGTGGTACAACAATTGCAGAAGATGCAGATAAACTTAAGGCTGgagcaaatattattatagCCACACCTGGTCGATTAGAAGATATGTTGTCTAATTGCAAAAGTATAAACTTGACAGCATATGTAAAATCTTTG GAAGTACTGATCTTAGATGAAGCTGACAGATTATTAGATCTAGGTTTTTCTGCAACGTTAGATACAATATTATCTTATTTACCACGTCTCAGAAGAACAGGTTTATTTTCTGCAACTCAAACAAAGGAATTGCAGCAGTTAATAAGAGCTGGACTTAGAAACCCAGCTCTGATAACTGTTAAAGAAAAACCAAATATTTCTACACcttcgaatttaataaataattatgtcaTTGTAAATGCtgaatataaattatctatAATGATAGATTTTATTCAGCATAAAGGGACTGatttaaaatatatgattttttTATCCACTTGTGCTTGTGTTGATTATTTTAGTCATGTTACACAAAC AATGTTGCCAACTATTCAAGTATTTGCAATTCATGGCAAAATGAAAAACAAGCGGTACAAAGTATTCAACGATTTTCGATCTATTGAAAGTGGAATTTTAATTTGTACAGATGTAATGGCTCGTGGTATTGACATTTCAGAAGTTGATTGGGTATTACAATATGATCCTCCATGTTCAGCAAGTAGTTTTGTTCATAG ATGTGGTAGAACAGCTAGAATAGGTAACCAAGGAAATGCATTGTTATTTCTCTTAAAAACAGAAGATGCATACgtagaatttattaaaagaaatcaAAAAGTAGATCTACAGCAAATAGTTTTGGAGCCATCCATTATTTCATACAAAAAGTGTTTAATGTGTatgagaaatttacaaaaacaaGATCGCTCTTTTTTTGACAAGGCCAACAGAGCATTTGTATCATATATCCAGGCATACAATAAGCatgaatgtaatttaatattaagaTTGAAAGATATTGATCTAGGAAAGCTTGCAATGGGTTTTGGGTTATTACGAATGCCTCGTATGCCGGAACTTAAAGGAAAAGATATGTCAAATTTTCAAGAAGAAGATACTGATATCAATTCAATTACATATTCagataaacaaaaagaaaaaagtcgtttagaaaaattaaagatttttcGAGATACTGGAATATGGCCTAAGGCACAGAAACGTAAATGTAAACAAACTGAACCATGgtctgaaaataaaaaaaagaaaatggaaaagcaagaaaatcgtaaaaaaaggaaagagaaaaaaatgaagCAGAAGATGTCAGAAAACTCAACAAAAAAgcgaaaaagaaagatgaaTGAACAAGATATCAAAGATTTAGCAAAAGACATagcattaattaaaaagttaaaaaagaaaaag ATTTCACAAGAAGAATTTGATACCGCTTTTGGAActgattga
- the LOC100648348 gene encoding LIM domain-containing protein C4F6.12 isoform X3: MKALPMEKLPIKGSPGAALRRQLLQKQLPLHDIDYKTCDKLSDQEKKQFERYLENIKKYVGQGTVTKILSARPFDGSLITPVNATDLQHHSPQNKLNVPPNFVQLRTPSSFAPKSSPKKNLYENLSVHNFSTPLDTSNSSNIENIPIFEKYNIINKGDEINKSNNQDIAKDVPTTENLKYLNDAAITNVNSEVTSLCTPSRYHKEVYKDVVKSPSTSLIHSKPINDNVDIVEALLADALLPPSTVHANDIVRSTLDEKGLMYIREKLTNKYSNQENQGQVSNIPNFAKSSDSNNSLCRNIAFGLQNENIPTNTSKGADKTVTISSVKYPGMLIPSKDKLQKVKKDIHNSGPIKTEMEIMKTNSNLVKSDPLYSTGFNTENLTESKSQTPSKVVENSFPLPATSSQIYPQIFDINNYQATVNSFTTPSTTLHSQKLENQIFPYETNSTAKQLEHHVPNITHLKSAMEELTIDSKSQKCHKCDEGFHVGDVAVITDKAKNAVWHPGCFMCSMCNELLVDLVYFYYKNKLYCGRDLATLLGIPRCFACDELIFVREYTVAEGHNYHVKHFCCWDCDVPLAGKQYITENDRPLCLLCYQKTYAKTCNMCEKVIAADQQGVAVKDLNFHATEACFRCYICNKNLLNGRFAVKEKKIFCSKECISNFLHPQIK; encoded by the exons ATGAAAGCTTTACCTATGGAAAAATTGCCCATTAAGGGTTCACCTGGTGCAGCTTTGAGGAGACAATTATTACAAAAACAGTTACCTCTTCATGACATAGATTATAAAACTTGTGATAAGTTAAGTGATCAAGAGAAAAAACAATTTGAGAGGTATttagaaaacataaaaaaatatgtgGGGCAAGGAACAGTGACAAAG ATATTAAGTGCTCGTCCATTTGATGGATCATTAATAACACCTGTAAATGCAACAGATCTGCAACATCATAGTCCACAAAATAAACTTAATGTGCCACCAAACTTTGTTCAATTACGTACACCAAGCAGTTTTGCTCCAAAAAGTTCACCTAAGaagaatttatatgaaaatttaagtGTACATAACTTTTCTACTCCTTTAGATACAAGTAACAGTAGTAATATTGAGAATATtccaatttttgaaaaatataatataatcaataaaggtgatgaaattaataaaagtaataatcaGGATATTGCAAAAGATGTGCCAACAACTGAAAACTTGAAGTATTTAAATGATGCAGCAATCACAAATGTTAATTCTGAAGTGACATCACTTTGTACTCCATCAAGATATCACAAAGAAGTATACAAAGATGTAGTAAAAAGTCCATCCACCTCTCTGATACATTCAAAACCAATAAATGATAATGTTGATATTGTAGAAGCTCTATTAGCAGATGCTTTGCTACCACCTAGTACAGTACATGCAAATGATATAGTTAGAAGTACACTAGACGAAAAGGGTCTAATGTATATACGCGAAAAGCTCACAAATAAGTATAGTAATCAAGAAAATCAAGGACAGGTATCCAATATTCCCAATTTCGCAAAAAGTTCAGATTCAAACAACTCATTATGTAGAAACATTGCTTTTGgattacaaaatgaaaatattcccACAAACACAAGTAAAGGAGCTGATAAAACAGTTACTATTAGTAGTGTAAAATATCCTGGAATGTTAATTCCATCAAAGGATAAActtcaaaaagtaaaaaaggatATTCATAATTCTGGACCAATAAAAACAGAAATGGAAATAATGAAAACTAATTCAAACTTAGTTAAATCTGATCCTTTGTATTCTACAGGTTTCAATACAGAAAATCTAACAGAAAGTAAATCACAAACTCCTTCAAAAGTAGTAGAAAATTCATTTCCTTTACCAGCGACATCATCACAAATATATCCACAGATCttcgatattaataattatcaagCAACAGTAAATAGTTTTACAACACCATCCACTACCCTTCATTCCCAGAAATTGGAAAACCAGATTTTTCCTTATGAAACTAATTCTACAGCAAAACAATTGGAACACCATGTTCCGAATATAACACATCTTAAAAGTGCCATGGAGGAATTAACAATAGATTCTAAATCACAAAAGTGCCATAAATGCGATGAAGGGTTCCATGTTGGTGATGTTGCGGTAATTACGGATAAAGCTAAAAATGCAGTATGGCATCCAGGGTGTTTTATGTGTAGTATGTGTAATGAATTATTAGTAGATTTGgtatacttttattataaaaacaaattatacTGTGGTAGAGATTTAGCAACACTTTTAGGAATTCCTAGATGTTTTGCTTGTGATGAG CTTATTTTTGTGCGAGAGTATACTGTCGCAGAAGGACATAATTATCACGTAAAACATTTTTGCTGTTGGGATTGTGATGTTCCATTGGCTGGGAAACAGTACATCACAGAAAATGATCGTCCATTATGTCTCTTGTGTTATCAAAAAACATATGCAAAAACGTGTAACATGTGTGAGAAAGTAATTGCAGCAGATCAACAAGGTGTTGCTGTTAAAGATTTAAATTTTCATGCAACAGAAGCATGTTTCCGTtgttatatttgtaataaaaatttgttaaatgggAGATTCGCagttaaagagaaaaagatattttgtaGTAAGGAatgtatttcaaattttttacatcCACAAATTAAATAA
- the LOC100648348 gene encoding uncharacterized protein LOC100648348 isoform X1: MNNTDVNDRPKWLLELENRKRKPRLAHEAGAGAPCVLCKAACPGLDLHFWRKICKNCKCSKDDHDVDDDDFPQFDLLFGTSRKYKKKSILLHINSGKEHAEEAFEWVPPDTTKELAVDYMKALPMEKLPIKGSPGAALRRQLLQKQLPLHDIDYKTCDKLSDQEKKQFERYLENIKKYVGQGTVTKILSARPFDGSLITPVNATDLQHHSPQNKLNVPPNFVQLRTPSSFAPKSSPKKNLYENLSVHNFSTPLDTSNSSNIENIPIFEKYNIINKGDEINKSNNQDIAKDVPTTENLKYLNDAAITNVNSEVTSLCTPSRYHKEVYKDVVKSPSTSLIHSKPINDNVDIVEALLADALLPPSTVHANDIVRSTLDEKGLMYIREKLTNKYSNQENQGQVSNIPNFAKSSDSNNSLCRNIAFGLQNENIPTNTSKGADKTVTISSVKYPGMLIPSKDKLQKVKKDIHNSGPIKTEMEIMKTNSNLVKSDPLYSTGFNTENLTESKSQTPSKVVENSFPLPATSSQIYPQIFDINNYQATVNSFTTPSTTLHSQKLENQIFPYETNSTAKQLEHHVPNITHLKSAMEELTIDSKSQKCHKCDEGFHVGDVAVITDKAKNAVWHPGCFMCSMCNELLVDLVYFYYKNKLYCGRDLATLLGIPRCFACDELIFVREYTVAEGHNYHVKHFCCWDCDVPLAGKQYITENDRPLCLLCYQKTYAKTCNMCEKVIAADQQGVAVKDLNFHATEACFRCYICNKNLLNGRFAVKEKKIFCSKECISNFLHPQIK; this comes from the exons atgaaTAATACAGATGTAAATGATCGTCCGAAATGGTTGCTAGAATTGGAAAATCGGAAAAGAAAA CCTCGATTGGCACATGAGGCTGGGGCAGGAGCACCTTGCGTTCTTTGTAAAGCTGCATGTCCAGGTTTGGATTTACATTTTTggagaaaaatttgtaaaaattgtaaatgcaGTAAAGATGATCATGATGTTGATGATGACGATTTTCCACAATTTGATTTGTTGTTTGGGACCTcaagaaaatataagaaaaaatcaATAT tatTACATATAAACAGTGGAAAAGAACATGCGGAAGAAGCATTTGAATGGGTGCCACCAGATACAACAAAAGAACTTGCTGTAGACTATATGAAAGCTTTACCTATGGAAAAATTGCCCATTAAGGGTTCACCTGGTGCAGCTTTGAGGAGACAATTATTACAAAAACAGTTACCTCTTCATGACATAGATTATAAAACTTGTGATAAGTTAAGTGATCAAGAGAAAAAACAATTTGAGAGGTATttagaaaacataaaaaaatatgtgGGGCAAGGAACAGTGACAAAG ATATTAAGTGCTCGTCCATTTGATGGATCATTAATAACACCTGTAAATGCAACAGATCTGCAACATCATAGTCCACAAAATAAACTTAATGTGCCACCAAACTTTGTTCAATTACGTACACCAAGCAGTTTTGCTCCAAAAAGTTCACCTAAGaagaatttatatgaaaatttaagtGTACATAACTTTTCTACTCCTTTAGATACAAGTAACAGTAGTAATATTGAGAATATtccaatttttgaaaaatataatataatcaataaaggtgatgaaattaataaaagtaataatcaGGATATTGCAAAAGATGTGCCAACAACTGAAAACTTGAAGTATTTAAATGATGCAGCAATCACAAATGTTAATTCTGAAGTGACATCACTTTGTACTCCATCAAGATATCACAAAGAAGTATACAAAGATGTAGTAAAAAGTCCATCCACCTCTCTGATACATTCAAAACCAATAAATGATAATGTTGATATTGTAGAAGCTCTATTAGCAGATGCTTTGCTACCACCTAGTACAGTACATGCAAATGATATAGTTAGAAGTACACTAGACGAAAAGGGTCTAATGTATATACGCGAAAAGCTCACAAATAAGTATAGTAATCAAGAAAATCAAGGACAGGTATCCAATATTCCCAATTTCGCAAAAAGTTCAGATTCAAACAACTCATTATGTAGAAACATTGCTTTTGgattacaaaatgaaaatattcccACAAACACAAGTAAAGGAGCTGATAAAACAGTTACTATTAGTAGTGTAAAATATCCTGGAATGTTAATTCCATCAAAGGATAAActtcaaaaagtaaaaaaggatATTCATAATTCTGGACCAATAAAAACAGAAATGGAAATAATGAAAACTAATTCAAACTTAGTTAAATCTGATCCTTTGTATTCTACAGGTTTCAATACAGAAAATCTAACAGAAAGTAAATCACAAACTCCTTCAAAAGTAGTAGAAAATTCATTTCCTTTACCAGCGACATCATCACAAATATATCCACAGATCttcgatattaataattatcaagCAACAGTAAATAGTTTTACAACACCATCCACTACCCTTCATTCCCAGAAATTGGAAAACCAGATTTTTCCTTATGAAACTAATTCTACAGCAAAACAATTGGAACACCATGTTCCGAATATAACACATCTTAAAAGTGCCATGGAGGAATTAACAATAGATTCTAAATCACAAAAGTGCCATAAATGCGATGAAGGGTTCCATGTTGGTGATGTTGCGGTAATTACGGATAAAGCTAAAAATGCAGTATGGCATCCAGGGTGTTTTATGTGTAGTATGTGTAATGAATTATTAGTAGATTTGgtatacttttattataaaaacaaattatacTGTGGTAGAGATTTAGCAACACTTTTAGGAATTCCTAGATGTTTTGCTTGTGATGAG CTTATTTTTGTGCGAGAGTATACTGTCGCAGAAGGACATAATTATCACGTAAAACATTTTTGCTGTTGGGATTGTGATGTTCCATTGGCTGGGAAACAGTACATCACAGAAAATGATCGTCCATTATGTCTCTTGTGTTATCAAAAAACATATGCAAAAACGTGTAACATGTGTGAGAAAGTAATTGCAGCAGATCAACAAGGTGTTGCTGTTAAAGATTTAAATTTTCATGCAACAGAAGCATGTTTCCGTtgttatatttgtaataaaaatttgttaaatgggAGATTCGCagttaaagagaaaaagatattttgtaGTAAGGAatgtatttcaaattttttacatcCACAAATTAAATAA
- the LOC100648348 gene encoding ATP-dependent RNA helicase DDX55 isoform X2 codes for MKTQNWKELELPLSDSVLKTIEELNFPYMTPVQAASIPLLLKGKDVAAEAVTGSGKTIAFLVPLLEILQKRNEKWKPIEIGAIIISPTRELAIQINEVLQKFLDNIPDLKQALLVGGTTIAEDADKLKAGANIIIATPGRLEDMLSNCKSINLTAYVKSLEVLILDEADRLLDLGFSATLDTILSYLPRLRRTGLFSATQTKELQQLIRAGLRNPALITVKEKPNISTPSNLINNYVIVNAEYKLSIMIDFIQHKGTDLKYMIFLSTCACVDYFSHVTQTMLPTIQVFAIHGKMKNKRYKVFNDFRSIESGILICTDVMARGIDISEVDWVLQYDPPCSASSFVHRCGRTARIGNQGNALLFLLKTEDAYVEFIKRNQKVDLQQIVLEPSIISYKKCLMCMRNLQKQDRSFFDKANRAFVSYIQAYNKHECNLILRLKDIDLGKLAMGFGLLRMPRMPELKGKDMSNFQEEDTDINSITYSDKQKEKSRLEKLKIFRDTGIWPKAQKRKCKQTEPWSENKKKKMEKQENRKKRKEKKMKQKMSENSTKKRKRKMNEQDIKDLAKDIALIKKLKKKKKSNYFRFHKKNLIPLLELIEKFNRYSRSLDWHMRLGQEHLAFFVKLHVQVWIYIFGEKFVKIVNAVKMIMMLMMTIFHNLICCLGPQENIRKNQYYYI; via the exons atgAAAACACAAAATTGGAAAGAATTAGAATTGCCTTTAAGTGATTCTGTATTAAAAACCATTGAAGAGTTGAACTTTCCTTATATGACACCCGTGCAG GCAGCTTCCATACCATTACTACTAAAAGGAAAAGATGTTGCTGCAGAAGCAGTAACAGGGAGTGGAAAAACAATTGCGTTTTTAGTTCCACTCTTAGAGATATTGCAG aaaagaaatgaaaaatggaaaCCTATAGAAATTGGAGCAATAATAATCAGTCCTACAAGAGAATTGGCTATCCAAATAAATGAAGTTTTGCAAAAGTTTCTGGATAATATACCAGATTTAAAACAAGCATTACTTGTTGGTGGTACAACAATTGCAGAAGATGCAGATAAACTTAAGGCTGgagcaaatattattatagCCACACCTGGTCGATTAGAAGATATGTTGTCTAATTGCAAAAGTATAAACTTGACAGCATATGTAAAATCTTTG GAAGTACTGATCTTAGATGAAGCTGACAGATTATTAGATCTAGGTTTTTCTGCAACGTTAGATACAATATTATCTTATTTACCACGTCTCAGAAGAACAGGTTTATTTTCTGCAACTCAAACAAAGGAATTGCAGCAGTTAATAAGAGCTGGACTTAGAAACCCAGCTCTGATAACTGTTAAAGAAAAACCAAATATTTCTACACcttcgaatttaataaataattatgtcaTTGTAAATGCtgaatataaattatctatAATGATAGATTTTATTCAGCATAAAGGGACTGatttaaaatatatgattttttTATCCACTTGTGCTTGTGTTGATTATTTTAGTCATGTTACACAAAC AATGTTGCCAACTATTCAAGTATTTGCAATTCATGGCAAAATGAAAAACAAGCGGTACAAAGTATTCAACGATTTTCGATCTATTGAAAGTGGAATTTTAATTTGTACAGATGTAATGGCTCGTGGTATTGACATTTCAGAAGTTGATTGGGTATTACAATATGATCCTCCATGTTCAGCAAGTAGTTTTGTTCATAG ATGTGGTAGAACAGCTAGAATAGGTAACCAAGGAAATGCATTGTTATTTCTCTTAAAAACAGAAGATGCATACgtagaatttattaaaagaaatcaAAAAGTAGATCTACAGCAAATAGTTTTGGAGCCATCCATTATTTCATACAAAAAGTGTTTAATGTGTatgagaaatttacaaaaacaaGATCGCTCTTTTTTTGACAAGGCCAACAGAGCATTTGTATCATATATCCAGGCATACAATAAGCatgaatgtaatttaatattaagaTTGAAAGATATTGATCTAGGAAAGCTTGCAATGGGTTTTGGGTTATTACGAATGCCTCGTATGCCGGAACTTAAAGGAAAAGATATGTCAAATTTTCAAGAAGAAGATACTGATATCAATTCAATTACATATTCagataaacaaaaagaaaaaagtcgtttagaaaaattaaagatttttcGAGATACTGGAATATGGCCTAAGGCACAGAAACGTAAATGTAAACAAACTGAACCATGgtctgaaaataaaaaaaagaaaatggaaaagcaagaaaatcgtaaaaaaaggaaagagaaaaaaatgaagCAGAAGATGTCAGAAAACTCAACAAAAAAgcgaaaaagaaagatgaaTGAACAAGATATCAAAGATTTAGCAAAAGACATagcattaattaaaaagttaaaaaagaaaaag aagaGTAATTATTTCAGATTTCACAAGAAGAATTTGATACCGCTTTTGGAActgattgaaaaatttaatagatATAGCAGAAG CCTCGATTGGCACATGAGGCTGGGGCAGGAGCACCTTGCGTTCTTTGTAAAGCTGCATGTCCAGGTTTGGATTTACATTTTTggagaaaaatttgtaaaaattgtaaatgcaGTAAAGATGATCATGATGTTGATGATGACGATTTTCCACAATTTGATTTGTTGTTTGGGACCTcaagaaaatataagaaaaaatcaATAT tatTACATATAA
- the LOC100648348 gene encoding ATP-dependent RNA helicase DDX55 isoform X4 translates to MKTQNWKELELPLSDSVLKTIEELNFPYMTPVQAASIPLLLKGKDVAAEAVTGSGKTIAFLVPLLEILQKRNEKWKPIEIGAIIISPTRELAIQINEVLQKFLDNIPDLKQALLVGGTTIAEDADKLKAGANIIIATPGRLEDMLSNCKSINLTAYVKSLEVLILDEADRLLDLGFSATLDTILSYLPRLRRTGLFSATQTKELQQLIRAGLRNPALITVKEKPNISTPSNLINNYVIVNAEYKLSIMIDFIQHKGTDLKYMIFLSTCACVDYFSHVTQTMLPTIQVFAIHGKMKNKRYKVFNDFRSIESGILICTDVMARGIDISEVDWVLQYDPPCSASSFVHRCGRTARIGNQGNALLFLLKTEDAYVEFIKRNQKVDLQQIVLEPSIISYKKCLMCMRNLQKQDRSFFDKANRAFVSYIQAYNKHECNLILRLKDIDLGKLAMGFGLLRMPRMPELKGKDMSNFQEEDTDINSITYSDKQKEKSRLEKLKIFRDTGIWPKAQKRKCKQTEPWSENKKKKMEKQENRKKRKEKKMKQKMSENSTKKRKRKMNEQDIKDLAKDIALIKKLKKKKKSNYFRFHKKNLIPLLELIEKFNRYSRSITYKQWKRTCGRSI, encoded by the exons atgAAAACACAAAATTGGAAAGAATTAGAATTGCCTTTAAGTGATTCTGTATTAAAAACCATTGAAGAGTTGAACTTTCCTTATATGACACCCGTGCAG GCAGCTTCCATACCATTACTACTAAAAGGAAAAGATGTTGCTGCAGAAGCAGTAACAGGGAGTGGAAAAACAATTGCGTTTTTAGTTCCACTCTTAGAGATATTGCAG aaaagaaatgaaaaatggaaaCCTATAGAAATTGGAGCAATAATAATCAGTCCTACAAGAGAATTGGCTATCCAAATAAATGAAGTTTTGCAAAAGTTTCTGGATAATATACCAGATTTAAAACAAGCATTACTTGTTGGTGGTACAACAATTGCAGAAGATGCAGATAAACTTAAGGCTGgagcaaatattattatagCCACACCTGGTCGATTAGAAGATATGTTGTCTAATTGCAAAAGTATAAACTTGACAGCATATGTAAAATCTTTG GAAGTACTGATCTTAGATGAAGCTGACAGATTATTAGATCTAGGTTTTTCTGCAACGTTAGATACAATATTATCTTATTTACCACGTCTCAGAAGAACAGGTTTATTTTCTGCAACTCAAACAAAGGAATTGCAGCAGTTAATAAGAGCTGGACTTAGAAACCCAGCTCTGATAACTGTTAAAGAAAAACCAAATATTTCTACACcttcgaatttaataaataattatgtcaTTGTAAATGCtgaatataaattatctatAATGATAGATTTTATTCAGCATAAAGGGACTGatttaaaatatatgattttttTATCCACTTGTGCTTGTGTTGATTATTTTAGTCATGTTACACAAAC AATGTTGCCAACTATTCAAGTATTTGCAATTCATGGCAAAATGAAAAACAAGCGGTACAAAGTATTCAACGATTTTCGATCTATTGAAAGTGGAATTTTAATTTGTACAGATGTAATGGCTCGTGGTATTGACATTTCAGAAGTTGATTGGGTATTACAATATGATCCTCCATGTTCAGCAAGTAGTTTTGTTCATAG ATGTGGTAGAACAGCTAGAATAGGTAACCAAGGAAATGCATTGTTATTTCTCTTAAAAACAGAAGATGCATACgtagaatttattaaaagaaatcaAAAAGTAGATCTACAGCAAATAGTTTTGGAGCCATCCATTATTTCATACAAAAAGTGTTTAATGTGTatgagaaatttacaaaaacaaGATCGCTCTTTTTTTGACAAGGCCAACAGAGCATTTGTATCATATATCCAGGCATACAATAAGCatgaatgtaatttaatattaagaTTGAAAGATATTGATCTAGGAAAGCTTGCAATGGGTTTTGGGTTATTACGAATGCCTCGTATGCCGGAACTTAAAGGAAAAGATATGTCAAATTTTCAAGAAGAAGATACTGATATCAATTCAATTACATATTCagataaacaaaaagaaaaaagtcgtttagaaaaattaaagatttttcGAGATACTGGAATATGGCCTAAGGCACAGAAACGTAAATGTAAACAAACTGAACCATGgtctgaaaataaaaaaaagaaaatggaaaagcaagaaaatcgtaaaaaaaggaaagagaaaaaaatgaagCAGAAGATGTCAGAAAACTCAACAAAAAAgcgaaaaagaaagatgaaTGAACAAGATATCAAAGATTTAGCAAAAGACATagcattaattaaaaagttaaaaaagaaaaag aagaGTAATTATTTCAGATTTCACAAGAAGAATTTGATACCGCTTTTGGAActgattgaaaaatttaatagatATAGCAGAAG tatTACATATAAACAGTGGAAAAGAACATGCGGAAGAAGCATTTGA